Proteins encoded in a region of the Nicotiana tomentosiformis chromosome 9, ASM39032v3, whole genome shotgun sequence genome:
- the LOC138898929 gene encoding uncharacterized protein, whose protein sequence is MSVTQYEMTFSKFARHVVWLVPTKREWIRRFIDGLTYELHFVMTLESVSGVWLNEVVDIARWIELVHSREHEERESKRPRGSGGFSNVPSGGQFHHNRGRPYRPAQMARLVHQRTSSSHGSYSAQLGQSSLSALPAQRSSHAP, encoded by the coding sequence atgtctgtgacccagtatgagatgacaTTTTCAAAGTTTGCCCGtcacgtagtttggttggttcccactaagagggagtggattaggaggttcattgatggcctcacctatgagttgcattttgttatgactctggAGAGTGTATCAGGTGTTTGGTTgaacgaggtggttgatattgctaggtGGATAGAGTTGGTTCATAGTCGGGAGCATGAGGAGAGAgagtccaagaggcctcgtggatctgGTGGTTTCAGCAATGTTCCCTCTGGTGGTCAATTTcaccacaacaggggtcgtccttataggcccgctcagatggcacGTCTAGTTCATCAGCGcacatcatctagccatggttcatatagtgctcAACTAggtcagtcatctcttagtgcaCTCCCAGCTCAGAGATCATCTCATGCACCTTAA